A genomic stretch from Falco cherrug isolate bFalChe1 chromosome 3, bFalChe1.pri, whole genome shotgun sequence includes:
- the TRNAU1AP gene encoding tRNA selenocysteine 1-associated protein 1 isoform X1, with product MAASLWMGDLEPYMDENFVSRAFATMGELVLSVKIIRNRLTGIPAGYCFVEFADLATAEKCLHKINGKPLPGATPAKRFKLNYATYGKQPDNSPEYSLFVGDLTPDVDDGMLYEFFVKVYPSCRGGKVVLDQAGVSKGYGFVKFTDELEQKRALTECQGAVGLGSKPVRLSVAIPKANRVKPMEYNQMYNYNYNQYYQQYHNYYAQWGYDQNTGSYSYSYPQYGYTQSTMQTYEEVGEDALEDPTPQLDVHEANKQFMEQSEELYDALMDCHWQPLDTVSSEIPAVL from the exons ATGGCCGCCAGCCTGTGGATGGGGGAC cTGGAGCCATATATGGATGAAAACTTTGTTTCAAGAGCCTTTGCCACCATGGGAGAGCTTGTACTGAGCGTAAAAATCATTCGAAACAGGTTGACAGG AATTCCAGCAGGCTATTGCTTTGTAGAATTTGCAGATCTAGCTACTGCAGAGAAATGTTTACACAAAATCAATGGAAAACCGCTTCCTGGTGCTACACCG GCAAAGCGATTTAAATTGAATTATGCAACATATGGAAAACAGCCCGATAACAG tCCAGAATATTCACTTTTTGTGGGAGACCTGACTCCTGATGTGGATGATGGCATGTTATATGAATTTTTTGTTAAAGTCTATCCATCGTGTAGAGGTGGAAAAGTTGTTTTGGACCAGGCAGGGGTATCCAA AGGTTACGGGTTCGTGAAATTCACGGATGAACTGGAACAGAAAAGAGCGCTGACAGAGTGTCAAGGAGCTGTGGGGTTGGGCTCTAAACCTGTACGCTTGAGTGTGGCTATACCAAAAGC taatcgTGTGAAACCAATGGAGTACAATCAGATGTACAACTATAATTATAACCAATATTACCAACAATATCACAACTACTATGCCCAGTGGGGCTATGACCAGAACACAGGCAGTTACAGCTACAGCTACCCCCAGTATGGATACACGCAGAGCACAATGCAG ACATATGAAGAAGTTGGTGAGGATGCATTGGAAG ATCCAACGCCTCAGTTAGACGTCCATGAAGCAAATAAACAGTTTATGGAACAGAGTGAAGAGCTCTATGATGCCTTGATGGACTGTCATTGGCAGCCTTTGGACACTGTCTCGTCAGAGATTCCAGCCGTGTTATAG
- the TRNAU1AP gene encoding tRNA selenocysteine 1-associated protein 1 isoform X2, with the protein MDENFVSRAFATMGELVLSVKIIRNRLTGIPAGYCFVEFADLATAEKCLHKINGKPLPGATPAKRFKLNYATYGKQPDNSPEYSLFVGDLTPDVDDGMLYEFFVKVYPSCRGGKVVLDQAGVSKGYGFVKFTDELEQKRALTECQGAVGLGSKPVRLSVAIPKANRVKPMEYNQMYNYNYNQYYQQYHNYYAQWGYDQNTGSYSYSYPQYGYTQSTMQTYEEVGEDALEDPTPQLDVHEANKQFMEQSEELYDALMDCHWQPLDTVSSEIPAVL; encoded by the exons ATGGATGAAAACTTTGTTTCAAGAGCCTTTGCCACCATGGGAGAGCTTGTACTGAGCGTAAAAATCATTCGAAACAGGTTGACAGG AATTCCAGCAGGCTATTGCTTTGTAGAATTTGCAGATCTAGCTACTGCAGAGAAATGTTTACACAAAATCAATGGAAAACCGCTTCCTGGTGCTACACCG GCAAAGCGATTTAAATTGAATTATGCAACATATGGAAAACAGCCCGATAACAG tCCAGAATATTCACTTTTTGTGGGAGACCTGACTCCTGATGTGGATGATGGCATGTTATATGAATTTTTTGTTAAAGTCTATCCATCGTGTAGAGGTGGAAAAGTTGTTTTGGACCAGGCAGGGGTATCCAA AGGTTACGGGTTCGTGAAATTCACGGATGAACTGGAACAGAAAAGAGCGCTGACAGAGTGTCAAGGAGCTGTGGGGTTGGGCTCTAAACCTGTACGCTTGAGTGTGGCTATACCAAAAGC taatcgTGTGAAACCAATGGAGTACAATCAGATGTACAACTATAATTATAACCAATATTACCAACAATATCACAACTACTATGCCCAGTGGGGCTATGACCAGAACACAGGCAGTTACAGCTACAGCTACCCCCAGTATGGATACACGCAGAGCACAATGCAG ACATATGAAGAAGTTGGTGAGGATGCATTGGAAG ATCCAACGCCTCAGTTAGACGTCCATGAAGCAAATAAACAGTTTATGGAACAGAGTGAAGAGCTCTATGATGCCTTGATGGACTGTCATTGGCAGCCTTTGGACACTGTCTCGTCAGAGATTCCAGCCGTGTTATAG